From Pigmentibacter ruber, a single genomic window includes:
- a CDS encoding SpoVR family protein — protein MDPRLTSELTPELRDIVNEIESHARNLGLDFFPTIFEMVDYQQMSEIAAYGGFPTRYPHWRFGMEYERIAKSYEYGLSLIYEMVINNDPCYAYLLRSNSLVDQKTVIAHVYGHCDFFKNNYCFSHTNRKMLDEMANHGSRVRRYIEEVGHDEVENFIDICLSLENLIDQHGPHIRRENRPKEKDNYDESLISPDKLPVPKLPSLRGYMEGYINPDSYVKEQQAKVIQEKEKEKKFPESPIRDVLKFLLDYAPLNSWQRDVLSIVREEAYYFAPQGQTKIMNEGWAVYWHSKILTQLVLKDSEVIDYCDHYAGVVQMSGQRLNPYKLGVELMRHIEKRWNNGQYGLDYILCDDPQIRKNWNKNTNKGMEKLFEVRKFHNDITFLDEFLDEDFCEEARLFTWVQDRRSGQAIIHDRDFKTIKRDLLDAMTNFGQPIIDVADGNFRNRGELLLRHKHQGKDLKIDWAVETLKNIFKIWNRPVNIATIIESENKIIHYDGSEPRIEKGVNLD, from the coding sequence ATGGATCCGCGTCTCACAAGTGAACTTACTCCAGAATTGAGAGATATTGTAAATGAAATTGAAAGCCATGCTAGAAATTTAGGTCTGGATTTTTTTCCAACTATATTTGAGATGGTTGATTATCAACAAATGAGTGAAATAGCAGCTTATGGAGGGTTTCCAACAAGATATCCTCACTGGCGCTTTGGGATGGAGTATGAAAGAATAGCAAAAAGTTATGAATATGGACTTTCATTAATTTATGAAATGGTTATTAATAATGATCCTTGCTATGCATATTTACTCAGAAGTAATTCGCTTGTGGATCAAAAGACAGTTATTGCCCATGTCTATGGGCATTGTGATTTTTTTAAAAACAATTATTGTTTTTCGCATACTAACAGAAAAATGCTTGATGAAATGGCTAATCATGGTAGTAGAGTGAGAAGATATATTGAAGAAGTTGGACATGATGAAGTTGAAAATTTTATAGATATTTGTTTATCATTAGAAAATTTAATTGATCAACATGGACCCCATATTCGTAGGGAAAATAGACCTAAAGAAAAAGATAATTATGATGAGAGTTTAATTTCTCCTGACAAGTTACCAGTACCAAAGCTCCCATCTCTACGAGGATATATGGAAGGATATATTAATCCTGATAGTTACGTTAAGGAACAACAAGCAAAAGTTATTCAAGAAAAAGAAAAAGAAAAAAAATTTCCAGAAAGCCCTATTCGTGATGTGTTAAAATTCTTATTGGACTATGCTCCTTTGAATTCTTGGCAGCGAGATGTTTTATCTATTGTAAGGGAAGAAGCTTATTATTTTGCTCCGCAAGGTCAAACAAAAATAATGAATGAAGGTTGGGCAGTATATTGGCATTCAAAAATATTGACTCAATTAGTCTTAAAAGATTCTGAAGTCATCGATTATTGCGATCATTATGCTGGTGTTGTTCAGATGTCAGGTCAAAGATTGAACCCATATAAATTGGGTGTAGAGCTTATGCGCCACATTGAAAAAAGATGGAATAACGGTCAATATGGGTTAGATTATATCCTTTGTGATGATCCTCAAATTAGAAAAAATTGGAATAAAAATACTAATAAAGGAATGGAAAAATTATTTGAAGTTAGAAAATTTCATAATGATATAACATTTCTTGATGAATTTCTTGATGAAGATTTCTGTGAAGAAGCAAGATTGTTTACATGGGTACAAGATAGACGATCTGGACAAGCAATTATTCATGATAGAGATTTTAAAACGATAAAAAGAGATTTACTCGATGCAATGACGAATTTTGGTCAGCCTATTATTGATGTTGCCGATGGAAATTTTCGAAATCGTGGTGAATTATTATTAAGACATAAGCATCAAGGAAAAGACTTAAAAATTGATTGGGCTGTAGAAACCTTGAAAAATATTTTTAAGATTTGGAATAGACCCGTTAATATAGCAACAATTATAGAATCAGAAAATAAAATCATTCATTATGATGGCTCAGAGCCTAGAATAGAAAAAGGGGTTAATTTAGATTAA
- a CDS encoding response regulator, which translates to MQKVVIILDDTEEIHLITKKILESLDLKVVCCYNSEDLISQILAHIHDVALVLLDIYMPDKNGFMVMHSLKDRFQKRRFKIVFFTSIKEKKYILQGMSLKADGYIIKPFKNDDFKEKILKLINEPFQQF; encoded by the coding sequence ATGCAAAAAGTTGTTATAATCCTTGATGATACAGAAGAAATTCATTTGATTACAAAAAAAATATTAGAGTCTTTAGATTTAAAAGTTGTCTGCTGTTACAATTCTGAAGACTTAATATCACAAATTTTAGCACATATTCACGACGTAGCATTAGTCTTACTTGATATCTATATGCCAGATAAAAATGGTTTTATGGTTATGCATAGCTTAAAAGATAGATTTCAAAAAAGGCGTTTTAAAATTGTTTTCTTTACTTCAATAAAAGAAAAGAAATATATTTTGCAAGGAATGAGCTTAAAGGCTGATGGTTATATTATTAAACCGTTTAAAAATGACGATTTTAAAGAGAAAATTTTAAAACTTATAAATGAGCCATTTCAGCAATTTTAA
- a CDS encoding substrate-binding domain-containing protein, producing the protein MNFCKKQNTIVSFLKIKIIFLLFLVITIWQNNCLAGHKIKLGLMTLRQQDDAFFSLLVDFTRAACENLDMDLYTIYGNNSTSYISENIDSILEKNKIDAMMILNYQDKINEIAEKLESNKIPFFVYNSGFGFNNKKFLKSKYKFFLGEMLPTDEYAGYFLGKTLIDNSQPNGKGEYHLISLAGAVADEASIKRITGLNNFIKQSKKKIIIDKIFYLNWQRDEAAKIMKNEVSKMNHLSAIWAASDELALGALESLDTKAKSILIGGIDWSFEGVKAVSENKLFATVGGHFMDGAWISVLLHDYFHGIDIFDGNNNFLNSWMSLIRKNNSDKYLNFYNNRKKWKKIDFKKLSKVYNSRLKHYDFSEKNILPLIFPKD; encoded by the coding sequence ATGAATTTTTGTAAAAAACAAAATACAATTGTTTCATTCTTAAAGATAAAAATAATATTTCTTTTATTTTTAGTCATAACTATATGGCAAAATAACTGTCTTGCAGGACATAAAATTAAATTAGGATTAATGACTTTAAGACAACAAGATGATGCTTTTTTTTCTCTTCTTGTTGATTTTACAAGAGCCGCTTGTGAAAATCTAGATATGGATTTGTATACAATTTATGGGAATAATAGTACCTCTTATATTTCAGAAAACATTGATTCTATTTTAGAAAAAAATAAAATTGATGCTATGATGATTCTTAATTATCAGGATAAAATTAATGAAATTGCCGAAAAATTAGAGAGTAATAAAATCCCTTTTTTTGTCTATAATTCTGGTTTTGGATTTAATAATAAAAAATTTTTAAAAAGTAAGTATAAATTTTTTTTAGGAGAAATGTTACCTACTGATGAATATGCAGGTTATTTTCTTGGAAAAACTTTAATTGATAATAGTCAACCAAATGGAAAAGGTGAATATCATTTGATATCTCTAGCAGGAGCAGTTGCTGATGAAGCTTCTATAAAAAGAATAACTGGTTTAAATAATTTTATTAAACAATCAAAGAAAAAAATAATAATCGATAAAATATTTTATCTAAATTGGCAAAGAGATGAAGCGGCAAAAATTATGAAAAATGAAGTATCTAAAATGAATCATCTTTCTGCTATTTGGGCAGCGAGTGATGAACTTGCATTAGGTGCTCTTGAAAGTCTTGATACGAAAGCAAAAAGTATTTTAATTGGTGGAATTGATTGGAGTTTTGAAGGGGTAAAGGCAGTATCTGAAAATAAACTATTTGCTACTGTGGGAGGACATTTCATGGATGGGGCATGGATTTCTGTGCTATTACATGACTACTTTCATGGAATAGATATTTTCGATGGAAATAATAACTTTTTGAATTCGTGGATGTCTCTAATAAGAAAGAATAATTCTGACAAGTACTTAAACTTTTATAATAATAGAAAAAAGTGGAAAAAAATAGACTTCAAAAAATTATCAAAAGTCTACAACTCTAGATTAAAACATTATGATTTTTCAGAGAAAAATATTCTTCCTTTAATTTTCCCAAAGGATTGA
- a CDS encoding sterol desaturase family protein, which translates to MVEKYLQMFSVLSYVMFFSLILLEFIVSKYKANNDYELKDTVFNIGTGLFYLTIPLALNAALTIFLYDFFSKFALFEMPGVWSALIKGEHLYLWAFVLLILMDDFSYYWFHRISHVCRFLWCIHEVHHSSKKYNLTVFLRASFIDYVPQGLFYIPLFIIGFKLEDIFFQMAINFTYQFWLHTKYTGKIKYFDEIFNTPSHHRVHHAKNIGYLDKNYGGIFIIWDKMFKTFAKEEEKVEYGVLHDLNTDNVFALNFVTFRDMFKASFRAKGLTNKFLYLLKAPGWSHDGSSKTTKEIQEEYFSKSKLMEDNQKKYIQKKVSAV; encoded by the coding sequence ATGGTAGAAAAATATTTACAAATGTTTTCAGTATTATCTTATGTCATGTTTTTTTCTTTAATTTTATTAGAGTTTATTGTCTCTAAATATAAGGCTAATAACGATTATGAATTAAAAGATACAGTATTTAATATTGGCACAGGTCTCTTTTATCTTACTATTCCATTAGCACTTAATGCAGCGTTAACAATATTTTTATATGACTTTTTTTCAAAATTTGCTCTATTTGAAATGCCTGGGGTATGGAGTGCATTAATAAAAGGTGAGCATTTATATTTATGGGCATTTGTATTATTAATTTTGATGGATGATTTTTCTTATTATTGGTTCCACAGAATATCGCATGTATGTAGATTTTTATGGTGTATTCATGAAGTGCATCATTCATCAAAAAAATATAATCTAACAGTTTTTTTAAGAGCCTCATTTATTGATTATGTACCTCAAGGTTTATTTTACATTCCTTTATTTATTATTGGTTTTAAGCTTGAAGATATTTTCTTTCAGATGGCGATAAATTTTACATATCAATTTTGGTTGCATACAAAATACACTGGAAAAATAAAATATTTTGATGAAATATTTAATACACCTAGTCATCATCGTGTTCATCATGCAAAAAATATTGGTTACTTAGATAAAAACTACGGTGGTATATTTATCATTTGGGATAAAATGTTTAAAACTTTTGCAAAAGAAGAAGAAAAAGTTGAATATGGAGTTTTACATGATTTAAATACTGACAATGTTTTTGCCTTAAATTTTGTTACATTTAGAGACATGTTTAAAGCTTCTTTTAGAGCAAAGGGTTTAACAAATAAATTTCTTTACTTGCTTAAAGCACCTGGATGGAGTCATGATGGCTCTTCTAAAACTACAAAAGAAATCCAAGAAGAGTATTTTAGCAAATCTAAGTTAATGGAAGATAATCAGAAAAAATATATTCAGAAAAAGGTCTCTGCGGTTTAA
- the hemN gene encoding oxygen-independent coproporphyrinogen III oxidase yields MIPSDELFLKYDLPVPRYTSYPPYPFWKKDFSQNEFLNNFHLNFSNKKELEISLYIHLPFCESLCYFCGCNKVITKNHELEMPYIKKLLLEFDNYLAIMNRPVKLKELHLGGGTPTFFSPSNLKYLFSEIFKRIEVSDNHDFSIEVHPKVTNKEHFMVLREFSFDRVSIGVQDFNIDIQKIIGREQSFKDIEFCISYARNIGFKSVNFDLIYGLPGQTSDTVLNSLQNVYKLNPDRIAFYSYAHVPQLKPSQNKLNKTFLPAGKEKYLIYKTAFDSLTNNNYFSLGFDHFALKTDSLYLSAIQGKLHRNFMGFTTQQSSVLLGIGVSAISDFGLFYVQNKKSFSDYMEMTKKEVFNFESGYIMNENDLVIKQHILNLACYHKTSFNEFPLNNNLKLQIIKNLKTYEFDNLIHVSNDTIQVTELGLTFLRNICSAFDQYTQVKKVISYSQSI; encoded by the coding sequence ATGATACCAAGCGATGAACTTTTTTTAAAATATGACCTTCCTGTTCCTAGATATACAAGCTACCCACCCTATCCTTTTTGGAAAAAAGACTTTTCGCAAAATGAATTTCTAAATAATTTTCATTTAAATTTTTCAAATAAAAAAGAGCTTGAAATATCTCTTTACATCCATCTTCCATTTTGTGAGTCTCTTTGCTATTTTTGTGGTTGTAATAAAGTAATAACAAAAAATCATGAATTAGAAATGCCTTATATCAAAAAACTTCTTTTAGAATTTGATAATTATCTTGCTATTATGAATAGACCAGTTAAATTAAAGGAACTACATTTAGGTGGAGGTACTCCTACATTTTTTTCGCCAAGTAATTTAAAGTATTTATTTTCTGAAATTTTTAAAAGAATAGAAGTTTCTGATAATCATGATTTTAGTATAGAAGTACATCCAAAAGTAACAAATAAAGAACACTTTATGGTGCTTAGAGAGTTTTCATTTGATAGAGTAAGTATTGGAGTTCAAGATTTCAACATAGACATTCAAAAGATAATTGGCAGAGAACAGTCTTTTAAAGATATTGAATTTTGTATTTCTTATGCAAGAAATATTGGGTTTAAATCAGTAAATTTTGATCTCATCTATGGACTTCCAGGACAAACATCTGATACTGTCCTAAATTCTCTTCAAAATGTATATAAATTAAATCCAGATAGAATAGCTTTCTATAGTTATGCTCATGTTCCTCAGTTAAAACCAAGTCAAAATAAGCTAAATAAAACATTTTTACCGGCTGGAAAAGAAAAGTATTTGATTTACAAAACAGCTTTTGACTCACTAACTAATAATAATTACTTCAGTTTAGGATTTGATCATTTTGCATTAAAAACAGATTCCTTATATTTAAGTGCAATTCAAGGAAAATTGCATAGAAATTTTATGGGATTTACTACACAACAAAGTTCAGTGCTTTTAGGAATTGGTGTATCTGCAATCAGTGATTTTGGTTTATTTTATGTGCAAAATAAAAAATCATTTTCTGACTATATGGAAATGACTAAAAAAGAAGTCTTTAATTTTGAATCTGGATATATTATGAATGAAAATGATTTGGTGATTAAACAACATATTTTAAATTTAGCTTGTTATCACAAAACTTCATTTAATGAATTCCCTTTAAATAACAATCTAAAGTTACAAATTATTAAAAATTTAAAAACATATGAATTTGATAATTTAATACATGTTAGTAATGATACAATACAAGTAACAGAGTTAGGTTTAACTTTTTTAAGAAATATATGCTCTGCTTTTGATCAATATACTCAAGTAAAAAAAGTAATTTCTTACAGTCAAAGCATTTAA
- a CDS encoding S1 family peptidase gives MRKILFIILLLLSVSCQKSSQDTPVNIVNYSGPSSCNLMNKDLKLKPQIVGGNPATDSSIITGSNTVAIILNDFKNASKRIICSGTIVQSNLILTAGHCFDDVNINSTSPGVVVFADSFQNYNASQALNISCWQRPANYKPCLSGSSYDCILNDIAWVKISGSILPNYNIVQVLKDPLTISSTETKWMAGYGNQSDSGSNNTLKNVVTSIPSNANPDSPPNGAIQEFNSITFANAYQLYLTVIGPNAGKGTCAGDSGGPVYVQRNSNYVLAAITQGSNNLLSPHPLNSSPPYRFDTSNYANCQDGYGVYTTIGNYINWIQASSGITIIAY, from the coding sequence ATGAGAAAAATATTATTCATTATTCTTCTTTTATTAAGTGTGTCTTGTCAAAAAAGTTCCCAAGATACTCCAGTTAATATTGTAAATTATTCTGGGCCAAGTTCATGTAATTTAATGAATAAAGATTTGAAATTAAAACCACAAATTGTTGGAGGTAATCCAGCTACAGATTCTAGCATTATCACAGGTTCTAATACTGTAGCTATTATTTTGAATGATTTTAAAAATGCTTCTAAAAGAATTATTTGTTCAGGAACAATTGTTCAGAGTAATTTAATATTAACGGCAGGGCATTGCTTTGATGATGTAAATATAAATTCAACTTCTCCTGGTGTTGTTGTTTTTGCAGATTCTTTTCAAAACTATAATGCATCTCAGGCTTTAAATATAAGCTGTTGGCAAAGACCAGCAAATTACAAACCATGTCTTTCTGGTAGCTCTTATGATTGTATTTTAAATGATATTGCTTGGGTAAAAATAAGTGGTAGCATACTTCCTAATTACAATATTGTTCAAGTTCTAAAAGATCCTCTGACAATATCAAGTACGGAAACAAAATGGATGGCTGGCTATGGGAATCAGAGTGATTCGGGTTCTAATAATACTTTAAAAAATGTAGTTACGTCTATTCCATCAAATGCAAATCCAGATTCTCCTCCCAATGGAGCAATTCAAGAATTTAACTCAATTACTTTTGCAAATGCGTATCAATTATATCTGACTGTTATAGGGCCTAATGCAGGTAAGGGAACTTGTGCAGGTGATTCAGGAGGTCCAGTATATGTCCAAAGAAATAGCAATTATGTATTAGCAGCAATTACTCAGGGAAGTAATAACTTACTATCACCACACCCCTTGAACTCTTCTCCACCTTATCGTTTTGATACAAGTAACTATGCTAACTGCCAAGATGGGTATGGGGTCTATACAACTATTGGGAATTATATTAATTGGATTCAAGCATCTAGCGGTATTACAATAATTGCTTATTAA
- a CDS encoding GIY-YIG nuclease family protein, translated as MTWKVYIIETISGKLYTGITTDINRRFKEHQLSIKKRAKFFALSPPKKVVYQESFEDRSSATKKEIEIKKMSKKEKLKLIYIFSNE; from the coding sequence ATGACTTGGAAAGTTTATATTATTGAAACAATTTCTGGCAAACTTTACACAGGAATTACCACAGATATTAATAGGCGTTTTAAAGAACATCAATTGTCTATTAAAAAAAGAGCAAAATTTTTTGCGTTAAGTCCTCCCAAAAAAGTAGTTTATCAAGAAAGTTTTGAAGATAGATCATCTGCTACAAAAAAAGAAATAGAAATTAAAAAAATGTCTAAAAAAGAAAAATTAAAATTAATTTATATTTTCTCTAATGAATAA
- a CDS encoding type 2 periplasmic-binding domain-containing protein, translating into MSNLRYMIVFLFVFFLTSANGLQIKICADDFRSELRLKKNVENISIDILKKGILELNKETSVLLVLEYLPLPRCLDLLKKGKIDGALNLSYNEERAKFLEFPPGSGPEEWGVCTSSYKVACSGYVLITLKSNQYNYDGDKKTFPKPVRVVRGYSIEKELKPIYHEDLYVGLSNISNIKQMIEAKNGSVVANFTFPINIEKFYEVSDQLKIHTKYITMRSYYIPLAKNSKLSKEFREKFWKAVSSVANDTAVINELLKSYSKN; encoded by the coding sequence ATGTCAAATTTAAGATACATGATTGTTTTCCTTTTTGTTTTCTTTTTAACTTCAGCTAATGGTTTGCAAATTAAAATATGCGCTGATGATTTTCGAAGTGAGCTAAGACTCAAAAAGAATGTAGAAAATATTAGTATAGATATTTTAAAAAAAGGAATTTTAGAATTAAATAAAGAAACAAGTGTTTTGCTTGTTCTTGAATATTTACCTCTGCCTAGATGTCTTGATTTGTTGAAAAAAGGAAAAATTGATGGTGCTTTAAATTTATCTTACAATGAAGAAAGAGCGAAATTTTTAGAATTTCCACCAGGATCGGGACCTGAAGAATGGGGTGTTTGTACATCTTCTTATAAAGTAGCATGTTCAGGATATGTCCTAATTACTTTAAAATCTAACCAATATAATTATGATGGAGATAAAAAAACATTTCCTAAACCAGTCAGAGTCGTAAGAGGATATTCAATAGAAAAAGAATTAAAACCCATATACCATGAAGATTTATATGTTGGTTTGAGTAATATAAGTAATATTAAACAAATGATTGAAGCAAAAAATGGGTCAGTTGTTGCAAACTTTACTTTTCCAATAAATATCGAAAAATTTTATGAAGTATCTGATCAATTAAAAATTCATACTAAATACATTACAATGCGGTCATATTACATTCCATTGGCTAAAAACTCAAAACTTTCTAAGGAATTCCGTGAAAAATTTTGGAAAGCCGTCAGTTCTGTGGCAAATGATACTGCGGTTATAAATGAATTGCTAAAGTCCTATTCAAAAAATTGA
- a CDS encoding response regulator, translating to MYNSDIVFEENRYGKLNVLLVDDQSMVANSLATALLHNGFNVKVTDKIDEMKKIVNLEKVDVVIMEYAYKNGQGIEEIKNTKLKSKNAKIKFIVTSNDSRHEIKDNALNHQCDLFILKPFSIQDLSAEIKKIAKLEYRKSERVKCYIPFNVLKSANNYDTFATDISVDGTHLLDNDKIISPKIGEEIELKFTIPKILEEVKCKALVVRLSNNGFGLQFKDLDQITKNKIKLHIIQ from the coding sequence ATGTACAATTCAGATATAGTTTTTGAAGAAAATCGATATGGAAAATTAAATGTGCTACTTGTTGATGATCAATCAATGGTAGCTAATTCTCTTGCTACGGCTCTTTTACATAATGGATTTAATGTAAAAGTAACGGATAAAATTGATGAAATGAAAAAAATAGTCAATTTAGAAAAAGTCGATGTTGTAATTATGGAGTATGCATATAAAAATGGTCAAGGGATTGAAGAAATAAAAAATACGAAATTAAAAAGTAAAAACGCAAAAATAAAATTTATTGTTACAAGTAATGATTCGCGCCATGAGATTAAAGATAATGCTCTTAACCATCAATGCGATTTATTCATTTTAAAACCATTTTCTATTCAAGACTTATCTGCTGAAATAAAAAAAATAGCTAAACTAGAATACAGAAAATCTGAGCGTGTGAAATGTTATATTCCTTTTAATGTACTTAAATCTGCAAATAATTATGATACATTTGCAACTGATATTTCTGTTGATGGAACACATCTTTTAGATAATGACAAAATTATTAGTCCTAAAATTGGAGAAGAAATTGAACTAAAATTCACAATACCAAAAATATTAGAAGAAGTGAAGTGTAAAGCATTAGTTGTACGATTATCAAATAATGGATTTGGACTACAATTTAAAGACCTTGATCAAATAACTAAAAATAAAATAAAATTGCATATTATTCAATAA